TGACTCGTTTTTCGCCCAATTCACGGAGGAATCGACAGATTTTGTCTTAATATATATCACCAAAACCTGATGAAGTTGCAAACTGTTTGGTTCATTTCAAGTGAGCTGAGTGTAGAGACGGAAGTGCATTTTCCAGAATGTGCATTCACATTCCCGTTATTTAAGGGAATCCACCGGTTCACCCAGATTTAGTTTGCCCATCCAGATTTAGTAATTCTCCGAGAGTATTTTGAAGAGTCTTTCTGACTTGTAGAGAAAAAATAATGAGATTTGTAAAGAAACTTTGTGACTTGTGtagacaaaaaatgtataatatctCCTGAGAAATTCAAAACATCTACCAAttttttgttttatcatccaCGTTACCACGTTTATTAAAGTACCATGAATACTTAATGAAGTggttcataaaaaaataaaataaaatacgtgTCCATTTTCAAAATAAATTTCATTGTTGTCATATGCCTAAATTTTCGTTCTCTTTATCCCACTCGTCCCACATTTTATATGGATAATCCGATGATAACTAGGTTGGATAAGCATGCAACATTGccacttgtttgttggatatccatgacaaaaaaaaaatactgatAATTAGGTCGAATGTAATCCTCCATAATTCGGTTAATAGTGAAGCATTGTTATCTTGACTCTCATGTttaccaagttttttttttttaattttcaagtctcccaaaatatcacctcttgaggagagatttcaaccatgcctattttcataaaaaaagTCTCCCCAAATctctaaaaacaacaaatcaatgactttcaattctTATTCGAATAACATGGGTGTTAAAGTGACTCTTACGAATTCTTAATTCAATAACATGGAGTTttagagaatttaaatgacttaaaaaaagtCTCTAACGAATAACAAGAGACATTGGGAGACTCTCTAAAAATCCTTATGGACTAACAGTAAATTTGGAAACTTCCCAAAAGTCCTCTGAAATCTCGTTTGACTAACCCCGGAAGATTTCCATTCCATAATTTGGATGGATTGAATTGCGCGTGGACACCAAATCTACCGGGTTTCATCCCTGCTCACTGTCTATTTTAGACCCTCTCAACCGGAGGGTGAAGGGGACCTTGGTCACTCAGGTAAGACTCATAATTTTCAGAGTCGCCAGAATAAATCACAACTCAAGGACTCCCCACAGGCCCACACTATTACCCTATGAATTGTAATCCACGGAGACACAGCTTCAGCTCACAGTATTTCCGTCCCGGGTATAACGATTTTAAAATATCTCACGGAAAAGAGAACCAGCGAACTACACACTGATAATAACAGGCGAGATTCATTTCTCTTTCCGGCCGGGTATATATCGATTCTTAAATCTCTGAAACAGAAAAGAGAACCAGTAAACCACAAACTGATAATAACAGGTGAGACTCATTTCTCCGCCCCATCCCCAATTATAATTGTTGCTTTTGAATTCGAATTTTCAATCAGTTCAAATTTCAGCTCCAAATTTCTATTGGGATCTTGTCAATTAGGTTGATGCAGCTTTTTTGATCCGAAGCATCAAAGGTAATACGATGGTTTCCTATAATTTTCCAAGTTATTGTTTCAATTTTGACATATACGAATTAGTTCTGTAAATGTGCATGGAAAATTAGGGGATCATATATGTTGACCACACAATATATTGAGTAATATCTAGAATCTATAATGAAATGGCTTTCAAAATGTTATTGGCATCTTAACACTTTTGTACTTTCTTCTAATTAACAGGGTTGCTTTTAAGGCTTCAGAAAATGATCTATTGTTATAAGCTGAATCATCTAATTTCTGCTCAGGTATGATGGCAGCTAATGTCCAGTTACTTCCCGGTCCAGAATTTTATTGTGGCATTCGAGGAGTGACCGTCATTTTGAATGAATACATTTGTTACAACTTGTCAGATTTTCGTTCTTCTTCAGCAATGTACTGGATTGTTTAGGTTTGTGGTGTGTGGAAGTTTTCATTTTGGTGCCTTTGAAAATGAGTTTATTTAGATATTTGCCATTTGAATATTTTGTTGGAGTTGCGCATACCACTTCCAAATTACCATATTGCTTAAAGTGCAATCCCATTATCTAATACTGTATCTATGTGCAAAACATCACACAACACGGGAACATGTAGCATGCTTCTCAAATATTTATGCAGGTCAGAAGGTAACACAAACATCTTTTTCATATATCCTGCACCTGGAGAACAGACATGAATTTTGTTTAAAAATAGACTGTTCATCATTTTATAAATGTATTGCCTGAATCAGTATAATCTCAAAGGGGCAAAAATGTATTACATACAAAAGGTAAATCACTTTTTCTAAATCAAAAAGCCGTTGCATAAATTATTCTGTTTTGAAGGTATTGTGAGCTCTGGTGCTTGGCTGATCCGCAGATGCTTCCATGTCCTCTAAATCAGTCGTACCTTGCATATGACTCAAAGGTGGTGTTGGTATCATCTCAATACAAAGTGTGTTTTGTTCTTCAGTTAATTATTCCAACTGTATGTCggttttgaatcttttgatggTCCTTTCGCTGTTAAGATGGTAAGGTTTGTTGCTCAGCCCCTAAATACCATCCTAATGCCTCATTCTAATAAATCTCCATTTCCTTTCTGCTCTTTTTCAGTTATACACAAAAATACACACAGCAGATGGAAATGGTTTCCTATATAATGTATATATACTCCCCCAAAGATCGGTTTTTTCACCAACTAATAGGTTTATCGACACAGTCACCCTGGTCACCAGCAACTTTTCCCGAAACACATGTACCCATTTTTGTGAATGAACCCAAGGCTGATAAGTTCATGAAGCAACTACTTCCTACACTGAGGGTAAGAGACAACTTGAATTTAGTTAACTTTGAGGAGTTGAAATCAATGTCCCATCCATCGCCTGTTTTTGTTTTAGCCATCAATAATCGACAAATGTTGCTTCTACAAAGAGCAGACTGGGGATCAGAAGGAATGTGGTGTCAGGGTTGGGCTTGTTGTGGCAGCATAGGTCTACTGCGTAATGAGCATACATTTGGTGACTGCAGCCTTGAACTTCAATCGTGCAGACTTGATCAAAGAATATGCAGCATATTTTAGCTTCTCTGATCTGCATTGAAGCAGCAGACATTTTATCCTTGCGATTCTGGTAATAGATTCTCAACCCAGCTATTACTTAGTCTATAGAGGTTAGAGAACTTGTAATATCTGCATATTCTGAATTTATAAATTGCCAGTGGGAGGAATGCATTACCTCAGAGATACTGTCCTCGATCCCAACACCAGAATGTAATGGGGATGGTAGCGTGTACCGTGTTCCCTTATattattcttcttcctctccttGCTAGAGTCGATAAGATCCGTCTCTAGCTAATAAAACCTTCGGATCTGGATTCATCTCACTGATGAATGTTAAAGGTGAAGGCCAAACAAAAGGCTCCTCTGCTGAAGGGTTGAGCAGTGAAGCGAATGCTCCATGTTTATACTTGACTGTAACTATATGAAACTCTTCTGCACAATAATGTCAAAGCATGTCTTATCATAATTAAGTTACTGCACGTAGCTGATTGCTTCATCATTTGGAACAAATTGGAAAAATGgtcatttaagatgatggttcTTTTGCCTGGTGTTTTCCATTAGGAAAGCTAGGAGCACCAATTTTATAAACCTTGTAGAATCTTGTTTGTATATACAGTTTACTTAGTCCCAAGAGTTTCATACTTGCTTTAACTAATCAATATATTTAGGTCATAGCAGTTTTTTGTGTGCTCCAGTCCAGAGAAATGGCTTAGGCAAATATATCTTGAAAGTCAAAGATCGTTGACCAAGTAACAGagtctctgtttttaaaaacagggGATTCCGACTATCAGTTCTATCTCTAAATACGCAGACAACAACGGCTAGTTCATCAGAACTTGGGAAACACCGAAAATCTTGGCCCCAAAGATACACAGCTATTTGTATAAGTACTAGCGATCTCTAAaagttactctttttttttttcatctctccaTTAACACACAACTCAGAAACATCTTTCTTCCGAGTAGTGAGTtgggttttattttgttgtttttctgaagttagggtttgcttCTAAGATTGAATCTTGATTTGATTTGAGTTTTCTgttgtcaaattctagaattaaCAGAGGAATTTCTTTAATCAAGGTATAATAATGGGTACAGGGAGGAAGAAGATTGAGATAAAGATGATACATGATAGGAAAAAGAGAAGTGTAACATTCTCCAAAAGACGTCAAGGTCTGTTTAAGAAAGCTGATGAATTATGTCGTCTCACTGGTGCAGATATTTCTCTGAGTGTATTCTCCCCTTCTGGAAGATTGTATACGTTTGGTTGCCCTAATTCAGATGAAGTCCTTTACAGATTTCctgtgaaagaagaagaaaaggaagttgATGGTGATGGGAATAATAGTAGATCAGAAAATGGTGATGGGTTTTGGTGGAATGATTTAAACATTGTAGAACTTGATACTCTCGAGAAGGTAGACGCTGTGACAGAACAATTGCTTCAAGTGCAGAATCTTGTTGTCAAGAGAAAGGAAGAATTACTTGCTGCATTATCCACTACTTCAGCAGCGGCAAACGAAACTACTACTGGTAATATGGAGGATTCTTGTATGTTTTCAGTGAAACAAGAAGGCGATTCTTGGTTTCCTTCTCTAACGTCTGGTTATATGAATGAGTTTGATGAGTTACTGAAAGATTTCTATGTTGATCAAAAGATGCAACAACTGCCGGCTTATTAACCAAGAAAGAACTCAAATGAGGAAGGAGTTCTGGAAGGATTTAGATGTACTTACTGTATGTAATGTTGTTCTTATCATTTGAAGTTACAAAACTGAAAATCAATGTTCAAGTTTTTGGATTTATCTCTTCATTGTTGTTATTGTCTCTTAAAAAACAATGTATGTGATTACAACAACATATTGTAGCACCGAAACTCATTATGGTTTCCATGATATTGCTTATGCATATTCAAGTTCAAAATGCCTGGTCACTTTATTTCATTGCTtgtattgtaggatcagaatctcgcaacaataatatttcagcgaaattatcaacaacacaatacaacagcgtcgcagaataatttcaggaagaataaaataaatgatgtcagctaagatcacgagaaagatatgatagtcctgcgaaaattagagagcttgtgaagttaacatttgtaagttgcgagaatgtcgcagaccatacccgaaaataaatgacagattagctgtcatccactacgtatttccttataaatagtcgttcaagttgtaaagagagagagagagagatcttttttgagtaagaaacaagtaaataggagagagaaagtctagagcagagatcattcttgatttctttatcttttcttgtaagaacattcaaagattgatcaataaaattaagagtgtaaacctaaaaatgagttgattaataatgaaatcatatgaggggtgtagtgtaggatttcctgcaactacataatgacgctagaaacagggaaggtattgaagattattctagaaaaagctgaaaattgatattgagatttgtgaaaatttagagtgattgattaagaattttccataatttcttgcaatattgttaacattgaagaaatggctagaagaagaaatacatccgaacaaccgactactgttagaagaagcaagagaattgctggaagagaaagaagtgaaatgggagaatctactagaatgagaagtaatagagaaaatcaaattcaaccaccaattcaacaaacactagttcaagggaggaatacagattatgatagggtgagcatacacacttggcaatcaaattcggcagaagaagtagaagaagagcaacaaaacagaaattatagacaggaagagagaaatcaagaagcagatgaaggaataattcatggagatgagggaattggagcgttagaaatgttgagacgaagaatacatgaagaaagaagagctgaggcagaagaacgtgcaaatttaacaaggcaaaatcacgaattaaggatggagaatataagactacagaatagaagatcgagaagtattacaaaatcatattcaagatcgactagaagagaaatgaggcgaaactcacccataatcaatgctggaaacaatatcaagaagaaatatcaaatcctaatgaagaatatcgcgtaaatagagaaagagctgatgatcgttacgttccacaaaatgaaacttttgatgatgggaaaaatggtggaaatcaagagaacggacaacatcagggaagaaatgaccaagatggcgaaggaaatcgagaggaaggaagaagaattttacatgagagagaaactcaaagaaatcaacagacaattgaagaagaaattgaaagacattatgctgaacaagcacgtttaatctgcgaacgtgaaagattgagagcggaaatggaagaacaagagcttcatgagacaattcgccagaacaatcacgacaatcgagaaagaaggcgtacacaaaaccggaataacggtaatctcaatgaggagtatgatagagtaaagaagatggctgaaagacagtgaattgaattgataagaaatcaacaaaatcatggaggggaaaatgaaaggcatcatcgtatgcgaattcaagatagagatgaggaagagaatcgcagaagaagacgagatgaggataatgaagaagaaatgcaaaatttcgcgagagaagatagacatgaacgcagaagaagagaggcgaaattaaaaagaccaatggatcaagattcaggtgtaaataaacaaatcttgaaagaattagaagaaatgagaggaatgctaaataatagaggagaagtaggcagaagacaattggatgaagcaatagaagaagctgcgaaaactccatttacaagggaagtacaattaggaggaataccaccgaaatgcaatttgcccgcattaaccagcatttttgatggaacaacttgtgcaattcaacacattaaagcctatgtgaggtgcatgttacaatgggaaaatcatgatgccgtattgtgcaaatatttcgcatccagcttaacaggagaggcgttaaaatggtttgaaggtctaccaaagacacaataacctccttcaatcatttgcagactacattcttgggggcatatataagtaataattcctcgcgacctggtatagaagatgtgtttggattaaaacaaaggattggcgaaagtttgaaacacctgactaaaagatggagaactatgtgtagcgaaatggctggccgtgtagatgagagatatcttatattatcatttatcaatgctatgtttgcaacaaacctattgtatgtccaaattttcagagtcaagaatacgatcacaatgactgaattgcgagaacttcaagaagaatacattgctctagaggaaaggcaaaatgaaatggaatcatatccagttgcgaacaccagctcacaaacagcgaatgcaagcttattacccaagctaataaacacagtggcgaatacttcgcaagtacaacaagagaaggtgacaagtaacaatcaacagaaactggtggctatgggaagccgagatcaagaagagtatgaaagagaaagaaatttctacaatcgtggtggaaataacaagattcaaagactcgatcaaccacaagaaacttatggaggtcaaagacaaactataatagaggacaaggaggtcacaaggtagtatgggaagaaatcaagatgccacctctaaatgcaagtgtggagaagatatgggaagctataatcttgatggaaatataccaacaccatggaacatgggaacggaaccacctccaaaccacagaagccatgagttttgttcttatcatcattttcatggacatacaacaaatgattgcagaaatgtaaaaagaattattttgagaatgatagatcaaggaaaactaaacgactttctggtagggcatccacaatctcaaccacttccaccaccaccagagcatcacaaagtgaatacgatgaaaaagaaaaacattcttcatagaagttggtgcaaaagcaaaaaatctattctgtcactctatcgtacattcatataagacaattgaagattttcatgataatgttttgagtagagtgttcgcaagagataatgatggaagagaaattatgaatattgcgaaaatctcgccactagaggaatggcagaaacagatcatttcttttaccagaagaaattcccgaaggagaagaggtgcatgacaatccattggtagtaaaattagaaattaatccaaaaccgaaagaagatgatgatgaagctgaagattcatgggcaatcaatagaattctaatcgatactggaagctctgtgaacatcttattttatcatacttataaaaccatgggtggaagagatgatgatcttataccatcaacatataagatatatggttttaatggtactgctaacaagcctaaaggggaggttactatgcgaattccattgaagggaatat
Above is a genomic segment from Papaver somniferum cultivar HN1 chromosome 10, ASM357369v1, whole genome shotgun sequence containing:
- the LOC113317311 gene encoding MADS-box transcription factor 51-like, whose protein sequence is MGTGRKKIEIKMIHDRKKRSVTFSKRRQGLFKKADELCRLTGADISLSVFSPSGRLYTFGCPNSDEVLYRFPVKEEEKEVDGDGNNSRSENGDGFWWNDLNIVELDTLEKVDAVTEQLLQVQNLVVKRKEELLAALSTTSAAANETTTGNMEDSCMFSVKQEGDSWFPSLTSGYMNEFDELLKDFYVDQKMQQLPAY